A stretch of the Gemmatirosa kalamazoonensis genome encodes the following:
- a CDS encoding methyl-accepting chemotaxis protein, translating into MAFWTRDPQHPTGAANGGSPLGGPSSAPPVVTNDALRAAVILWQAGEAQARLVDGAVTGATEVAESLRQTAAQAESIATSGEELASSANEFAASIEEMTAGAASLAASVAETGASVEQTSRSIAAVAATATEMTTIATAVAGGMTEMAASVKSVTTDTEGLASSVAQIAASMEETTRSVEGVRGNADDLAAAAEQTSRSMASMASSVEQVTASAEHMTGLAEQVATSVEESARSVEGVARNAEAITRAAESAATSATQLDRSMRSVASLTAEATEISRRATRDAEEGGTAVQRSMEGMTRVRSAMVESASVVKEVGRRTADISSIVDTINLIAERTNLLSLNASIEAARAGEAGRGFAVVAEEIRNLADRSAKATADIASIIRGLQAVVQEAVSSTTEGQRVADESGRLAEEGAAGLKRIISGIEQSSARVAQIERATQEQLGATQNLVAVVSTATTQVRQVSVATAEQAGVLQGLVRTTGQMRVAAREVTQAMKDQERSSAEIVQAAQGSASLATQVRRAMVEQARAVVEASQAVESVRRVATNTSRALAEQSAAGEMVSREAERFRRTSERVSTAMAEQAAAVGQIAQAAQDMRRQSEQTTKGLAEQGRAAADIASATHNVSKQIGLIVRANREQSDAAAASLETLHELRRLSDRAAESIGETGVRQLADRARAGGPPDGPPTARR; encoded by the coding sequence ATGGCATTCTGGACACGCGACCCCCAGCACCCGACCGGCGCCGCGAACGGCGGCAGCCCGTTAGGCGGTCCCTCGTCGGCGCCGCCCGTCGTCACGAACGACGCGCTGCGCGCCGCGGTGATCCTCTGGCAGGCGGGCGAGGCGCAGGCGCGTCTCGTCGACGGCGCCGTCACCGGCGCGACGGAGGTGGCGGAATCGCTCCGCCAGACCGCCGCGCAGGCCGAGTCGATCGCGACGTCGGGCGAGGAGCTGGCCTCGTCGGCGAACGAGTTCGCGGCGTCGATCGAGGAGATGACGGCGGGCGCCGCGAGCCTCGCGGCGTCGGTCGCCGAGACGGGCGCCTCGGTGGAGCAGACGAGCCGCTCGATCGCCGCCGTCGCCGCGACGGCCACCGAGATGACGACGATCGCGACCGCGGTGGCCGGCGGCATGACGGAGATGGCCGCGTCGGTGAAGTCGGTCACCACGGACACCGAGGGGCTGGCGTCGTCGGTGGCGCAGATCGCCGCGTCCATGGAGGAGACGACGCGCTCGGTCGAGGGCGTGCGCGGCAACGCCGACGACCTCGCGGCGGCGGCCGAGCAGACGTCGCGCTCCATGGCGTCGATGGCGTCGTCGGTCGAGCAGGTGACGGCGAGCGCCGAGCACATGACCGGGCTCGCCGAGCAGGTCGCGACATCGGTGGAGGAGAGCGCGCGGTCGGTCGAGGGCGTCGCCCGCAACGCCGAGGCGATCACGCGCGCCGCGGAGAGCGCCGCCACGAGCGCCACGCAGCTCGACCGCTCGATGCGCAGCGTGGCGTCGCTGACGGCCGAGGCCACGGAGATCTCGCGCCGCGCCACGCGCGACGCGGAGGAGGGCGGGACGGCGGTGCAGCGCTCGATGGAGGGGATGACGCGCGTGCGCTCCGCGATGGTGGAGTCGGCGTCGGTCGTGAAGGAGGTCGGGCGCCGCACGGCGGACATCAGCTCCATCGTCGACACGATCAACCTGATCGCCGAGCGCACGAACCTGCTCTCGCTCAACGCGTCCATCGAGGCGGCGCGCGCCGGCGAGGCGGGGCGCGGCTTCGCCGTGGTGGCCGAGGAGATCCGCAATCTCGCCGACCGGTCGGCGAAGGCGACCGCCGACATCGCGTCGATCATCCGCGGGCTGCAGGCGGTCGTCCAGGAAGCGGTGTCGTCGACCACCGAAGGGCAGCGCGTCGCGGACGAGAGCGGCCGGCTCGCCGAGGAGGGAGCGGCGGGGCTGAAGCGCATCATCAGCGGCATCGAGCAGAGCTCCGCGCGCGTCGCGCAGATCGAGCGTGCCACGCAGGAGCAGCTCGGCGCGACGCAGAACCTCGTGGCGGTGGTGAGCACCGCGACCACCCAGGTGCGTCAGGTCTCGGTCGCGACCGCCGAGCAGGCCGGCGTGCTCCAGGGCCTCGTGCGCACGACTGGGCAGATGCGCGTCGCCGCGCGCGAGGTGACGCAGGCCATGAAGGATCAGGAGCGATCGTCCGCCGAGATCGTGCAGGCCGCGCAGGGCAGCGCCTCGCTCGCGACGCAGGTGAGGCGCGCGATGGTGGAGCAGGCGCGGGCGGTGGTGGAGGCGTCGCAGGCGGTGGAGAGCGTCCGCCGCGTGGCGACGAACACGTCGCGCGCGCTCGCCGAGCAGTCCGCCGCCGGCGAGATGGTGTCGCGCGAGGCCGAGCGGTTCCGCCGCACGAGCGAGCGGGTGAGCACGGCGATGGCGGAGCAGGCGGCCGCCGTCGGACAGATCGCGCAGGCCGCGCAGGACATGCGGCGGCAGTCGGAGCAGACGACGAAGGGGCTCGCCGAGCAGGGGCGCGCCGCGGCGGACATCGCCAGCGCGACGCACAACGTGTCGAAGCAGATCGGTCTCATCGTGCGCGCGAACCGCGAGCAGTCGGACGCCGCGGCCGCGTCGCTCGAGACGCTGCACGAGCTCCGGCGCCTGAGCGACCGCGCGGCCGAGTCGATCGGCGAGACCGGCGTCAGGCAGCTGGCCGACCGCGCGCGGGCGGGCGGTCCGCCCGACGGGCCTCCCACCGCTCGCCGGTGA
- a CDS encoding chemotaxis protein CheW, whose translation MTIHPSGSESYVLFELAGATYALRSDDVLQLEMAGTPTPVPNAPAYVDGVVSVRGQVIPAVSLRARFGFPRVAHDLRSRLVVVHAQGRTVGLLVDSAREFASIDPELVKPLPEGIAGTTGRYLRGIAQQGDRLMLIVDVTELLAVDIEPTDAPAADDAAST comes from the coding sequence ATGACGATCCATCCGAGCGGCAGCGAGTCGTACGTGCTCTTCGAGCTCGCCGGCGCCACCTACGCGCTGCGCAGCGACGACGTGCTGCAGCTGGAGATGGCCGGCACGCCGACGCCGGTGCCCAACGCGCCGGCGTACGTCGACGGCGTCGTGTCCGTGCGCGGGCAGGTCATTCCCGCGGTGAGCCTGCGCGCGCGGTTCGGGTTCCCGCGCGTGGCGCACGACCTCCGCAGCCGGCTCGTCGTCGTGCACGCGCAAGGACGCACGGTGGGGCTGCTCGTCGACAGCGCACGCGAGTTCGCGAGCATCGATCCGGAGCTCGTGAAGCCGCTGCCCGAGGGCATCGCCGGCACCACCGGCCGGTACCTGCGCGGCATCGCCCAGCAGGGCGACCGCCTCATGCTCATCGTCGACGTCACCGAGCTGCTCGCCGTCGACATCGAGCCCACAGACGCTCCCGCCGCGGACGACGCGGCGTCCACGTGA
- a CDS encoding chemotaxis protein CheA, whose amino-acid sequence MTGGAFFDQFIEDYYAECDEHLAVVRRSLLDLEATAPAHAPDPRILRDLFRSLHTLKGLSGMVGDVSAERVAHALEGALRSAEHGASPPAPGFVDALFAGAELLEQCIAARRTGAGVPDVTAAVAALARIAPLARAPTDEPRPPGIDEPVDGDVDGTVYHFEFVPSVDLAQRGIGVDAVRARLRSLGALLDAKPRMVDGGLVFDFWVEVPSASAPDEAWSADGLRWTVGVTHAPPPPVVGSEAPMPAPSAASVVRVDLARLDGVMRLVGELVVSRSRLDDVLRQAAGGDLASVRDALEETNAVMERQLRRLRESVTRIRLVPVGEVFERLRFAARDAIRESGKRVALEFHGQSTEIDKVVVDRMLEPLLHLVRNAVSHGIEPPEERRARGKPPEGRLTLRAAAAGDRIRIEVEDDGAGIDVERVAARAHARGLLAAGETLSSDRLLDVLCAPGFSTRDEADMTSGRGVGMDVVRSAVRALSGELTLESTPGRGTRFAVDLPLTLMILDALLVEIGGQQMAVPQPALREILRVERTSIVPFENNDVIAYRGGVLPIVSLSRLFGLHDARGTDVYVLVVGSDAVPMGLTVDRLLGLREIVVQSVTDPLVSVPGVAGATELGDGRVSLILDAAALLREAEARRAHRPRERRLVS is encoded by the coding sequence GTGACCGGCGGCGCGTTCTTCGATCAGTTCATCGAGGACTACTACGCCGAGTGCGACGAGCACCTCGCGGTCGTTAGGCGCTCCCTGCTCGACCTCGAGGCGACCGCGCCGGCGCACGCGCCGGATCCGCGGATCCTGCGCGACCTGTTCCGGAGCCTGCACACGCTGAAGGGCCTCTCCGGCATGGTCGGCGACGTTAGCGCGGAGCGCGTCGCGCACGCGCTCGAGGGCGCCCTGCGCTCCGCGGAGCACGGTGCGTCGCCGCCGGCGCCGGGGTTCGTGGACGCGCTGTTCGCGGGGGCGGAGCTGCTCGAGCAGTGCATCGCCGCGCGCCGCACCGGAGCGGGCGTGCCGGACGTGACCGCGGCCGTCGCCGCGCTCGCGCGGATCGCGCCGCTCGCACGCGCCCCGACCGACGAGCCTCGGCCGCCCGGCATCGATGAGCCGGTCGATGGCGACGTCGACGGCACCGTGTACCACTTCGAGTTCGTGCCGAGCGTCGATCTCGCCCAGCGCGGCATCGGCGTGGACGCCGTGCGCGCGCGCCTGCGGTCGCTCGGCGCGCTGCTCGACGCGAAGCCGCGCATGGTCGATGGGGGCCTGGTGTTCGACTTCTGGGTCGAGGTGCCGTCGGCGAGCGCGCCGGACGAGGCGTGGTCCGCGGACGGACTGCGGTGGACCGTCGGCGTGACGCACGCACCACCGCCGCCGGTCGTGGGGTCGGAGGCGCCGATGCCCGCGCCGTCCGCGGCGAGCGTCGTCCGCGTCGACCTCGCGCGGCTGGACGGCGTCATGCGGCTCGTCGGCGAGCTGGTGGTCAGCCGCTCGCGGCTCGACGACGTGCTGCGGCAGGCGGCCGGCGGCGATCTCGCGAGCGTGCGCGACGCGCTCGAGGAGACCAACGCGGTGATGGAGCGCCAGCTCCGACGGCTGCGCGAGAGCGTGACGCGCATCCGGCTCGTGCCGGTCGGCGAGGTGTTCGAGCGGCTCCGGTTCGCGGCGCGCGACGCGATTCGCGAGTCGGGCAAGCGCGTCGCGCTCGAGTTCCACGGACAGAGCACGGAGATCGACAAGGTCGTCGTCGACCGGATGCTGGAGCCGTTGCTGCACCTCGTGCGCAACGCGGTGAGCCACGGCATCGAGCCGCCGGAGGAGCGCCGCGCGCGGGGCAAGCCGCCGGAGGGGCGCCTGACGCTCCGCGCCGCCGCGGCCGGCGACCGCATCCGCATCGAGGTCGAGGACGACGGCGCGGGCATCGACGTCGAGCGCGTGGCCGCCCGCGCGCACGCACGCGGGCTGCTCGCGGCCGGGGAGACGCTGTCGTCGGATCGTCTGCTCGACGTGCTGTGCGCGCCCGGCTTCTCGACGCGCGACGAGGCGGACATGACGAGCGGGCGTGGCGTGGGCATGGACGTCGTGCGGTCCGCGGTGCGCGCGCTCTCCGGCGAGCTCACGCTCGAGTCGACGCCGGGCCGCGGCACCCGGTTCGCCGTCGACCTCCCGCTCACGCTGATGATCCTCGACGCGCTGCTCGTCGAGATCGGGGGCCAGCAGATGGCCGTGCCGCAGCCCGCGCTGCGCGAGATCCTCCGCGTGGAGCGCACGTCGATCGTGCCGTTCGAGAACAACGACGTGATCGCGTACCGCGGCGGGGTGCTCCCGATCGTGAGCCTGTCGCGGCTGTTCGGGCTGCACGATGCGCGCGGCACCGACGTCTACGTGCTCGTCGTCGGCAGCGACGCGGTGCCGATGGGCCTGACGGTCGACCGCCTGCTCGGCCTCCGCGAGATCGTCGTGCAGTCGGTCACCGATCCGCTCGTGTCGGTGCCCGGCGTCGCCGGCGCCACGGAGCTCGGCGACGGCCGCGTCAGCCTGATCCTCGACGCGGCCGCGCTGCTGCGCGAGGCGGAGGCGCGACGTGCGCATCGCCCGCGCGAGCGACGTCTCGTCTCGTAG
- a CDS encoding response regulator, translated as MRTILVVDDSPTMRRMIMASLRELGDVTFDQAASGLEAIERLALVPVDLVVLDLNMPDVHGLEVLRFMRTNERFRALPVVVVTTRGDDESRASALREGATRYLTKPFQPATFAPEIRALLDAGSRA; from the coding sequence ATGCGAACGATCCTGGTCGTGGACGACTCGCCCACCATGCGGCGCATGATCATGGCGTCGCTGCGGGAGCTCGGCGACGTCACGTTCGACCAGGCCGCGAGCGGGCTCGAGGCCATCGAGCGGCTGGCGCTCGTGCCGGTCGACCTCGTGGTGCTCGACCTGAACATGCCGGACGTGCACGGGCTCGAGGTGCTGCGCTTCATGCGCACGAACGAGCGCTTCCGCGCGCTGCCGGTGGTCGTCGTCACGACGCGCGGTGACGACGAGAGCCGCGCCAGCGCCCTGCGCGAGGGCGCGACGCGCTATCTCACGAAGCCGTTCCAGCCGGCCACGTTCGCGCCCGAGATCCGCGCGCTGCTGGACGCGGGTAGCCGCGCGTGA
- a CDS encoding DUF2306 domain-containing protein, which yields MSARAMPVSNRAAWRVPALLVVLSLVPAAAGTARLVELARGAAVTVENARFFAHPLPVVLHVFAVIPFSILGAFQFAPAFRRRHRGWHRAAGRVLGVCGLVAALTGLWMAQFYPWPAGDGVGVYLERLVFGSAMVASMVLALDAVRRRDFAAHGAWMTRAYAIGMGAGTQVLTHLPWALLAHGKPSELPRAVMMGAGWVINVVVAEWIIRRGRRRLAHEPRGAARLPAAVRGPA from the coding sequence ATGAGCGCGCGCGCCATGCCGGTCTCCAACCGCGCCGCGTGGCGCGTGCCGGCGCTGCTGGTGGTGTTGAGCCTCGTGCCGGCTGCGGCCGGCACGGCCAGGCTCGTCGAGCTGGCGCGCGGTGCGGCCGTCACCGTCGAGAACGCGCGGTTCTTCGCGCACCCGCTGCCGGTCGTGCTCCACGTGTTCGCCGTGATCCCGTTCAGCATCCTCGGCGCGTTCCAGTTCGCGCCCGCCTTCCGTCGGCGGCATCGCGGCTGGCACCGCGCGGCCGGGCGCGTGCTCGGCGTGTGCGGGCTGGTGGCCGCGCTCACGGGGCTGTGGATGGCGCAGTTCTATCCGTGGCCCGCCGGCGACGGCGTGGGCGTCTACCTCGAGCGCCTCGTGTTCGGCTCGGCCATGGTGGCGTCGATGGTGCTCGCGCTCGACGCGGTGCGCCGCCGCGACTTCGCGGCGCACGGGGCGTGGATGACGCGCGCCTACGCGATCGGCATGGGCGCCGGCACGCAGGTGCTGACGCACCTCCCGTGGGCGCTGCTCGCGCACGGCAAGCCGAGCGAGCTGCCGCGTGCGGTGATGATGGGCGCCGGCTGGGTGATCAACGTCGTCGTCGCGGAGTGGATCATCCGACGCGGACGGCGGCGCCTCGCTCATGAGCCCCGAGGTGCCGCTCGGCTTCCAGCAGCCGTGAGGGGGCCCGCGTGA